The sequence TTGGCGCAGATGCCGCACGATGTACAGCGGTCTTGCCTCTGCCCATCGGGCCCTTCCTCATACACCAGGAAGGGGATGAAGCGGAACTCCTCCGGAACCGGAAGTCGTTCCTCCGGATACTGAACCGTGAACACACCCTTGGCTTTGGTGCTCTGTCGGGTGGCGAGACTTTCCGACCGGCGGCCGAGGTAGCGGATGTCCTCGATGTAGGTGTCGAGGAAGTGCTTGCCCGTAACTAGCATGCCCTTGATCACGCCGCTTCCGTACATACCTCACTCCAGCGATCGGTCGGCAGGACCCGTCCGCCTACCGATCGACCTCGCCCAAGACGATGTCAATCGACCCCAGGATCACCACGGCATCCGCGATCTTCTGCCCCCGGCACATCTGTGCCAGCGAGGTTAAGTTGATGAACGAGGGCGAGCGGATATGGTAGCGATACGGATTGGCCTTCCCATTCGAAACCAGGTAGAAGCCCAACTCGCCCTTGGGATTCTCGACCCGGCCATACGACTCACCGGCCGGGACGCGCACCTGGTATTGCGGCTTGCCGGTCATGATCTCGCCGGGAGGCAGATCCCGCACAACCTGCTGCAGGATGCGCAGGCTCTGCCGCATCTCGTCAAACCGGATCAGGAAGCGGTCGTAGATGTCCCCATGCTGTCGGGTGCACACGTCGAATTCGAGCCTGTCATAGATCGAGTACGGCTCAGCCCGCCGCACGTCGTACGGCACGCCGGAGGCGCGCAGCACCGGGCCGGCCGCCGACAGGGCGATGGCCTGCTCGGCGCTCAGCACCCCGACGCCGATTGAACGTTCGCGCACGATCTCGTTCTTGACCAAGAACCGTTCCAGCTCATCGAGCTTGGGCGGCAATCGTTCCTGGACCAGCCTCTTGACCATGCCGAAGGCGTCCTGGGTCAGATCGCGGGCCACGCCGCCGAAGCGGAAGTAGTTGCACATCATGCGGGATCCCGAGACCGCCTCGAAGACGTCCAGGATCAGCTCACGCTCATTGAAGCAGTACATGACCGGCGTGAAGTAAGCTCCCAGATCGTTGAGCAGGAAGCCGATTGCGAGCATGTGATTGATGATCCGGGTCAGCTCGGCCATCATCACCCGGATGTAGTCCGCCCGCTCAGGAGGCTGGATTCCCATCAACTTCTCGACGGCCAAGGCGTAGCCAAAGTTGTTGCTCATCGAGCACAAGTAGTCGAGACGATCCGTGAACGGCATGTTCATCAGGAAGGTATTGCGCTCGCCGAGCTTCTCGTGGTTGCGGTGCAGGTAGCCCATGACCGGGCGCAGGTCGACGACCGTCTCGCCATCCAGCCGGACAACCATCCGGAAGACACCGTGGGTCGAAGGGTGCTGCGGCCCGAGGTTGATGACGATCTGTTCCGTGTCCAGCCCGCCACCGCTCCCGTCGCCATTGCCCTGGATCTTCCCGAGCCCGGCGTACAGAGCGACGTCCTCTTGCGGGACCCACCCCTCGGGCGAAAACTCCGAGGGATAACTGACGTTGTGGCCGTAGGGCACCTTGTCCTCGATCCGGTAGACCTGGCCCTCCGGCCATCGATTCTTGAACGGTTTGGCTTCTTCCTCGTAGTAGGCCTCGTGCCAGTCCTTGCGCATCGGGTGCCCGCCAAAGCCCTCCCACATCAGGATGCGCCGCAGGTCGGGGTGTCCATCAAAGCGCACCCCGAACAAGTCCCACGCTTCGCGCTCCTGGAACTCGGCGCCGGGGAACAGCGGCACGAGCGACGGCACATGCGGCTCCTGCCGCGGCACCTGGGTCTTGAAGACCAGGGCTGGGCCGCCCTCAAGGCGATAGGCGTGGTAGACGACCTCCATCAGGTCTTCGGCGAGGTAGTCCACGGCCGTCACCGAGGACAAGTAGCGGAAGCCCATCTGGTCGCGCAAGGCTGTGGCGAAAGCGGTCAGGCCTTCGGGCTTGACGAGATAGCCGGTATACCCCTGACGGCTGTCCTGGCTGACCATCCCGGGGAAGCGCGTCTCCAGGTTGTCAACATGCACATCGATCGGCTGATCAGTCATCGCTGGGGACCTCTCGCCTGGCTCTGGCCGGACATCGTCAGGCTTCCTCCGGCCCGGAGCCGGAAGCGGCAGCCGGGATTCGAGGCAGGTCGCGCAGGTTGATCAGATCCGGGCCGAGGACCGGGATCGGCAGCGGTTCGAGTGCGGCCTTCTGGTAACCGGGGATAGCCTTGATCGGCTGGGCTGCGATCTTCTTGTGCAACACCAGGAAGCCATGGATCAACGCCTGCGGAGTTGGCGGGCAGCCCGGGACGTAAACGTCCACCGGCAGGAACTGGTCCACGCCGGAGACCACGTTGTAGCCTTCCTTGAAGGGTCCGCCGCCGGAAGCGCAGGCCCCCATCGCCATCACGTATTTCGGCTCGGGGACCTGGTTGTACAGCCGGACGATCTGGGGGATCAGCTTCTTGGTCACGGTCCCCGAGATGATCATCAGATCGGTCTGGCGGGGGCTGGGCCGCATGACCTCCATGCCGAAG is a genomic window of Anaerolineales bacterium containing:
- a CDS encoding NADH-quinone oxidoreductase subunit D — its product is MTDQPIDVHVDNLETRFPGMVSQDSRQGYTGYLVKPEGLTAFATALRDQMGFRYLSSVTAVDYLAEDLMEVVYHAYRLEGGPALVFKTQVPRQEPHVPSLVPLFPGAEFQEREAWDLFGVRFDGHPDLRRILMWEGFGGHPMRKDWHEAYYEEEAKPFKNRWPEGQVYRIEDKVPYGHNVSYPSEFSPEGWVPQEDVALYAGLGKIQGNGDGSGGGLDTEQIVINLGPQHPSTHGVFRMVVRLDGETVVDLRPVMGYLHRNHEKLGERNTFLMNMPFTDRLDYLCSMSNNFGYALAVEKLMGIQPPERADYIRVMMAELTRIINHMLAIGFLLNDLGAYFTPVMYCFNERELILDVFEAVSGSRMMCNYFRFGGVARDLTQDAFGMVKRLVQERLPPKLDELERFLVKNEIVRERSIGVGVLSAEQAIALSAAGPVLRASGVPYDVRRAEPYSIYDRLEFDVCTRQHGDIYDRFLIRFDEMRQSLRILQQVVRDLPPGEIMTGKPQYQVRVPAGESYGRVENPKGELGFYLVSNGKANPYRYHIRSPSFINLTSLAQMCRGQKIADAVVILGSIDIVLGEVDR
- a CDS encoding NADH-quinone oxidoreductase subunit B, which produces MPDDLSNPEYPIPEDLRGQVTITTLDKIYNWGRRSSVWPMFWGLACCAIEMIATATSRYDMARFGMEVMRPSPRQTDLMIISGTVTKKLIPQIVRLYNQVPEPKYVMAMGACASGGGPFKEGYNVVSGVDQFLPVDVYVPGCPPTPQALIHGFLVLHKKIAAQPIKAIPGYQKAALEPLPIPVLGPDLINLRDLPRIPAAASGSGPEEA